In one window of Solanum pennellii chromosome 2, SPENNV200 DNA:
- the LOC114075959 gene encoding uncharacterized protein LOC114075959 — protein MRFGRKGKLCPRYVGPFKIMQRVGEVDYELALPAKLASVLPVFHFSMLNNCLNDPALILPVEGLGVDEDSFYEEVHVEILDQQVKQLRNNELATVRVLYRNHLVEGDIWEAESDMRCRYPHLFSS, from the coding sequence atgaggttcggcaggaaggggaagttgtGTCCGAGGTACGTCGGGCCATTCAAGATTATGcaacgtgtgggtgaggtggacTATGAGTTGGCGTTGCCTGCGAAGCTAGCTTCCGTACTTCCAGTCTTTCATTTCTCTATGTTAAATAATTGCCTTAATGATCCAGCATTGATTCtgcctgttgaaggtttgggggttgatgaagactCTTTCTATGAAGAGGTTcatgttgagattttagaccaGCAGGTAAAGCAGTTGAGAAACAATGAGCTTGCCACAGTAAGGGTATTGTAtaggaaccatcttgttgagggcgATATATGGGAGGCCGAGTCCGATATGAGATGccgctatcctcatcttttcagctcttga